From Topomyia yanbarensis strain Yona2022 chromosome 1, ASM3024719v1, whole genome shotgun sequence, one genomic window encodes:
- the LOC131683031 gene encoding transcriptional regulator Kaiso: protein MLPQQYCLRWKYHHSNLQTMFSQLLDRGCFCDVTLACEGQTIRAHRVVLCACSTYFDQLLTNCSTTEKDPIIIMRDAKFEDIKCLIEFMYKGEINVEHGSLASLLKTAEELRIKGLAEVSWRDEENCSTAGSDTSGNNNNSLRVKNVNPAASNNNNNNNNNSIKIVETKKLLAPQHNLSNSSLTPLTVSSLESRISDSPNLPLLTPLTAGSPRNPVNCASPINYFSNKKKRGRPPLDEEYDTFQQLPKISHVEGGAGSSTPFTSSSQLVAVMMDDSSNDQTIRDDHHQLQQQQQQQQQQLSSLSSAAAAYLEQQSRTVLSDGMQGMDFDEDTHIPRKLIPKLERPDTPQDYLSNIGPKFEYDDQSPPSPNDQSNAVFLTAQEQEEWKDVIKMNDYLTKGRRPQFWEEPFTKRVMDGIKNKTLEMKKAAKLLGVSYGTLYGRYRETYGCLKHPYRGPFMAASRMSNMWPTASDGASVGTTTDIMNMLQRGIISLPRAAELMHTTPSTISSYLEQLQEVTAQPDHDHLGAMSAGNATNTSSDDDRTLQQMPGLSFMSSHVEQQLRVKPEISISALKRSSPSSSSMGSSGAASSSGALSAIPSTSTAAQLSTNT from the exons ATGCTACCGCAACAGTATTGTCTCCGGTGGAAGTACCACCACAGTAATCTGCAGACCATGTTCTCCCAGCTGCTGGACCGAGGCTGCTTCTGCGACGTTACGCTGGCCTGCGAAGGACAAACGATCCGTGCTCACCGGGTGGTCCTGTGCGCCTGCAGTACCTATTTCGATCAGCTGCTAACCAACTGCAGTACCACCGAGAAGGACCCGATCATAATCATGCGTGATGCCAAGTTCGAGGACATTAAATGTCTGATCGAATTCATGTACAAAGGTGAGATCAACGTGGAACACGGATCGTTGGCTTCGCTGCTTAAAACCGCGGAAGAGCTTCGGATAAAAGGTCTAGCGGAGGTTAGTTGGCGGGACGAGGAGAATTGTAGCACTGCTGGAAGTGATACCAGCGGGAATAATAACAACAGTTTGAGAGTCAAAAATGTGAACCCAGCAGCtagtaataataacaataacaacaacaacaacagtatTAAAATTGTGGAGACAAAAAAGTTACTAGCACCACAACACAATCTCAGTAATTCCTCGCTAACTCCGTTGACGGTGAGCAGTTTGGAAAGTCGGATCTCCGATTCGCCTAATCTGCCACTGTTAACACCGCTGACCGCCGGTTCTCCTCGGAATCCGGTCAATTGTGCCTCTCCAATCAACTACtttagcaataaaaagaaacgtGGACGGCCTCCGCTTGACGAGGAATACGACACCTTTCAACAACT GCCCAAGATCTCCCACGTTGAAGGTGGTGCCGGTAGCTCTACTCCGTTCACGTCGAGCTCACAACTGGTAGCGGTCATGATGGATGATAGTTCGAACGACCAAACGATACGAGACGATCATCATCAactgcagcagcagcaacagcaacagcagcagcagctttcGTCCCTGAGTTCTGCTGCGGCAGCCTATCTGGAACAGCAGAGCCGAACCGTTCTATCCGATGGTATGCAAGGAATGGATTTCGATGAAGATACCCACATTCCTCGAAAACTGATCCCGAAACTTGAACGGCCGGATACTCCTCAGGATTATCTGTCCAACATCGGACCCAAGTTCGAGTACGATGACCAATCACCGCCAAGTCCCAACGATCAAAGCAACGCCGTATTCCTTACCGCCCAAGAGCAGGAAGAGTGGAAAGATGTTATCAAGATGAACGACTATCTGACAAAGGGACGGCGGCCGCAGTTCTGGGAAGAGCCGTTCACAAAACGGGTCATGGATGGAATCAAGAACAAAACGTTAGAGATGAAGAAGGCGGCTAAGTTGCTGGGAGTTTCCTACGGTACCCTGTACGGCAGGTACCGGGAGACGTACGGGTGCCTCAAGCATCCGTATCG ggGCCCATTCATGGCAGCCTCAAGAATGAGTAACATGTGGCCAACGGCCAGTGATGGTGCCAGCGTGGGGACCACAACCGATATCATGAACATGCTGCAGCGGGGCATCATCAGCCTGCCACGAGCAGCCGAACTAATGCACACTACACCCTCGACTATCAGCAGCTACCTGGAGCAA CTCCAGGAAGTGACGGCTCAACCCGACCACGATCACCTGGGTGCTATGAGTGCCGGTAACGCCACCAACACCAGCTCCGATGATGACCGAACCCTTCAACAGATGCCGGGTCTGTCGTTTATGTCGTCCCACGTCGAACAGCAACTGCGGGTCAAACCGGAAATCAGCATATCGGCACTGAAGAGAAGCTCACCAAGTTCATCATCCATGGGATCATCGGGAGCGGCAAGTAGTAGCGGCGCGCTTAGCGCGATACCTTCGACTTCGACTGCCGCGCAGCTATCGACGAACACTTAG